The genomic interval ATGGACGAGCTCCAGCCGGGTCGTCTCGCCGGCATCACGGAACGACAGCATGACGCGGCTGGCCGCCGCCGGATCGGCGATGGCGCGCCGGCCCGGCGCGATCTGCCAGGCGAGGCGCAGATAGAGCGGCGGCTCGATCGACAGCACGGTGCCCCAGACCAGGCGGCGACCGCGACCGTCCTGCTCGGTGCAGGCGCCGCCCAGGTGCGGCTCGATGGCGATCTCGGCGTCCGGGTCGCCGGTCAGGCGGAACTGCGGCGGCCACCAGACGCCGATGCCGTCGACGACCAAGGAAAAGGCCGCTGCGCGCGGCAGCGGCAGCACGACTTCAAGGGCGATGGGCTGGTCGGAACCGGACATGTCTCCTCACCGGGTGCGGGACCGAATCGGACCTCCACTCTAGAGCGCGTGCGTTACCGAATCGTGCCGGCCGGCACGGCCACGGTTGCGCGCGCCGCCGGTTCTTGACAGAACGGGCGCCAGCATCGACATCAGGCGAAACGGCGAGGAGGCCGGGTTGGCCAAACTCATTCACGACCGCAGCTTCGATCCGCGCCACGGCGAGGCGG from Polymorphum gilvum SL003B-26A1 carries:
- a CDS encoding SRPBCC family protein; this encodes MSGSDQPIALEVVLPLPRAAAFSLVVDGIGVWWPPQFRLTGDPDAEIAIEPHLGGACTEQDGRGRRLVWGTVLSIEPPLYLRLAWQIAPGRRAIADPAAASRVMLSFRDAGETTRLELVHSEFVRHGEDAAAWRAELASAGGWPDGLARLAAAAGR